Proteins from a genomic interval of Xiphias gladius isolate SHS-SW01 ecotype Sanya breed wild chromosome 23, ASM1685928v1, whole genome shotgun sequence:
- the fgf18a gene encoding fibroblast growth factor 18a isoform X1, whose protein sequence is MWSLLSTLTVLCIQMLLVMCNPLQQVLGVDGVNFSVHVENQTQVRDTMSRRHHRVYQLYSRTSGKHVQVLGRRISARGEDGDKYAQLVVEADTFGSQVRIRGKETNFYLCMNRRGKLVGKKASNRSADCVFVEKVLENHYTALMSARYTGWYVGFTKRGRPRRGPHTLPNQQDVHFMKRFPPGEQPDLTTPFRFTTVSKRGKRVRATGPR, encoded by the exons ATGTGGTCCCTTCTTTCCACGTTGACCGTCTT ATGTATCCAGATGTTGCTGGTGATGTGCAATCCATTACAG CAGGTACTTGGTGTGGATGGAGTCAACTTCAGTGTGCATGTGGAGAACCAGACACAGGTGCGAGACACCATGAGTCGGCGACACCACCGGGTCTACCAGCTCTACAGCCGCACCAGCGGCAAACATGTCCAGGTGCTGGGGCGCAGAATCAGCGCCcgaggagaagatggagacaAATAtg CCCAGCTCGTAGTGGAGGCCGATACCTTTGGTAGCCAGGTGAGAATCCGGGGCAAAGAAACCAATTTCTACCTGTGCATGAACCGCCGCGGAAAGCTGGTAGGAAAG aAGGCCAGTAATCGAAGCGCCGACTGCGTCTTTGTGGAAAAGGTTCTGGAAAACCACTACACAGCTCTGATGTCGGCGCGTTACACGGGCTGGTATGTGGGCTTCACTAAAAGAGGGCGTCCTCGCCGTGGCCCACATACACTCCCCAACCAGCAGGACGTGCACTTCATGAAGCGCTTCCCCCCCGGAGAGCAGCCTGACCTCACCACCCCCTTCCGCTTCACCACCGTCAGCAAACGGGGCAAGAGGGTGCGCGCTACTGGGCCCCGCTAG
- the fbxw11a gene encoding F-box/WD repeat-containing protein 11a isoform X1, translated as MESQNLVDDLSPKKNTVLKLSNGPVVGSRKRPSEGNYEKEKERCIALFDQWSEADQVEFVERLISRMCHYQHGHINSYLKPMLQRDFITALPAQGLDHIAENILSFLDARSLCSAELVCKEWQRVISEGMLWKKLIERMVRTDPLWKGLSERHQWEKYLFKNRTSEVPPNSYYHSLYPKIIQDIETIEANWRCGRHNLQRIQCRSENSKGVYCLQYDDDKIISGLRDNSIKIWDKQSLECLKILTGHTGSVLCLQYDERVIVTGSSDSTVRVWEVMTGEVLNTLIHHNEAVLHLRFANGLMVTCSKDRSIAVWDMASPTDISLRRVLVGHRAAVNVVDFDDKYIVSASGDRTIKVWSTSTCEFVRTLNGHKRGIACLQYRDRLVVSGSSDNTIRLWDIECGACLRVLEGHEELVRCIRFDNKRIVSGAYDGKIKVWDLQAALDPRAPASTLCLRTLVEHSGRVFRLQFDEFQIISSSHDDTILIWDFLNVSTNGQPEGRSPSRTYTYISR; from the exons ATGGAGTCGCAGAACCTCGTGGACGATCTATCGCCAAAGAAGAATACAGTTCTCAAG CTTAGTAATGGTCCTGTTGTGGGGTCCCGCAAGCGTCCATCAGAGGGAAACTATGAGAAGGAGAAGGAACGCTGCATCGCTCTGTTTGACCAGTGGTCGGAGGCCGACCAGGTGGAGTTTGTCGAGCGCCTGATCTCCCGTATGTGCCACTACCAGCACGGCCACATTAACTCCTACCTCAAACCCATGCTGCAGAGGGACTTCATCACTGCGCTGCCAG CCCAAGGCTTGGATCACATAGCGGAGAACATCCTGTCTTTCCTGGATGCACGCTCGCTGTGCTCGGCAGAGCTGGTGTGTAAGGAGTGGCAGAGGGTCATCTCTGAGGGTATGCTGTGGAAGAAGCTCATCGAACGCATGGTCCGCACGGACCCGCTCTGGAAAGGCCTGTCTGAGAGACACCAGTG GGAGAAATACTTGTTCAAGAATCGCACGTCAGAAGTCCCACCCAACTCCTACTATCACTCACTTTATCCCAAGATCATCCAAGACATAGAG ACTATTGAGGCTAATTGGCGATGTGGCAGACACAACTTGCAGAGGATTCAGTGTCGCTCAGAAAATAGTAAAGGGGTTTACTGTCTTCAGTACGACGATGACAAGATCATCAGTGGCCTTAGGGACAATTCCATCAAG ATCTGGGATAAGCAGTCTCTGGAGTGTCTGAAGATACTAACCGGTCACACAGGCTCAGTATTGTGTCTGCAGTATGATGAGAGGGTCATCGTCACCGGGTCTTCTGACTCAACTGTCAG ggTGTGGGAGGTAATGACGGGTGAGGTACTGAACACACTGATCCACCACAACGAGGCAGTTCTTCACCTGCGCTTTGCCAACGGCCTGATGGTCACCTGCTCCAAGGACCGCTCAATTGCAGTCTGGGACATGGCCTCACCCACTGACATCAGCCTACGTCGGGTCCTGGTGGGACACCGGGCTGCTGTCAACGTGGTTGACTTTGACGACAAATACATTGTGTCCGCCTCAGGGGACCGCACCATTAAG GTATGGAGCACCAGCACCTGTGAGTTTGTGCGCACTCTAAATGGTCACAAGCGGGGTATTGCCTGTCTACAGTACAGAGACCGTCTGGTGGTCAGTGGCTCATCAGACAACACAATCCG ATTATGGGATATAGAATGCGGGGCATGTTTGCGAGTGCTGGAAGGTCATGAGGAGTTGGTGCGCTGCATTCGCTTCGACAACAAGAGGATTGTAAGCGGCGCCTACGACGG TAAGATCAAGGTGTGGGACCTGCAGGCAGCCCTTGACCCTCGAGCCCCCGCCAGCACATTATGTCTGCGCACTCTAGTG GAGCACTCCGGCCGCGTGTTCCGTCTCCAGTTTGATGAGTTTCAGATCATCAGCAGTTCTCACGACGACACCATTCTGATCTGGGACTTCCTGAACGTCTCGACCAATGGCCAGCCAGAGGGACGGTCTCCCTCCCGCACCTACACTTACATTTCTAGATAG
- the fbxw11a gene encoding F-box/WD repeat-containing protein 11a isoform X3, giving the protein MDHVNLWNTSGMESQNLVDDLSPKKNTVLKLSNGPVVGSRKRPSEGNYEKEKERCIALFDQWSEADQVEFVERLISRMCHYQHGHINSYLKPMLQRDFITALPAQGLDHIAENILSFLDARSLCSAELVCKEWQRVISEGMLWKKLIERMVRTDPLWKGLSERHQWEKYLFKNRTSEVPPNSYYHSLYPKIIQDIETIEANWRCGRHNLQRIQCRSENSKGVYCLQYDDDKIISGLRDNSIKIWDKQSLECLKILTGHTGSVLCLQYDERVIVTGSSDSTVRVWEVMTGEVLNTLIHHNEAVLHLRFANGLMVTCSKDRSIAVWDMASPTDISLRRVLVGHRAAVNVVDFDDKYIVSASGDRTIKVWSTSTCEFVRTLNGHKRGIACLQYRDRLVVSGSSDNTIRLWDIECGACLRVLEGHEELVRCIRFDNKRIVSGAYDGKIKVWDLQAALDPRAPASTLCLRTLVEHSGRVFRLQFDEFQIISSSHDDTILIWDFLNVSTNGQPEGRSPSRTYTYISR; this is encoded by the exons ATGGACCACGTAAATTTATGG AACACATCAGGGATGGAGTCGCAGAACCTCGTGGACGATCTATCGCCAAAGAAGAATACAGTTCTCAAG CTTAGTAATGGTCCTGTTGTGGGGTCCCGCAAGCGTCCATCAGAGGGAAACTATGAGAAGGAGAAGGAACGCTGCATCGCTCTGTTTGACCAGTGGTCGGAGGCCGACCAGGTGGAGTTTGTCGAGCGCCTGATCTCCCGTATGTGCCACTACCAGCACGGCCACATTAACTCCTACCTCAAACCCATGCTGCAGAGGGACTTCATCACTGCGCTGCCAG CCCAAGGCTTGGATCACATAGCGGAGAACATCCTGTCTTTCCTGGATGCACGCTCGCTGTGCTCGGCAGAGCTGGTGTGTAAGGAGTGGCAGAGGGTCATCTCTGAGGGTATGCTGTGGAAGAAGCTCATCGAACGCATGGTCCGCACGGACCCGCTCTGGAAAGGCCTGTCTGAGAGACACCAGTG GGAGAAATACTTGTTCAAGAATCGCACGTCAGAAGTCCCACCCAACTCCTACTATCACTCACTTTATCCCAAGATCATCCAAGACATAGAG ACTATTGAGGCTAATTGGCGATGTGGCAGACACAACTTGCAGAGGATTCAGTGTCGCTCAGAAAATAGTAAAGGGGTTTACTGTCTTCAGTACGACGATGACAAGATCATCAGTGGCCTTAGGGACAATTCCATCAAG ATCTGGGATAAGCAGTCTCTGGAGTGTCTGAAGATACTAACCGGTCACACAGGCTCAGTATTGTGTCTGCAGTATGATGAGAGGGTCATCGTCACCGGGTCTTCTGACTCAACTGTCAG ggTGTGGGAGGTAATGACGGGTGAGGTACTGAACACACTGATCCACCACAACGAGGCAGTTCTTCACCTGCGCTTTGCCAACGGCCTGATGGTCACCTGCTCCAAGGACCGCTCAATTGCAGTCTGGGACATGGCCTCACCCACTGACATCAGCCTACGTCGGGTCCTGGTGGGACACCGGGCTGCTGTCAACGTGGTTGACTTTGACGACAAATACATTGTGTCCGCCTCAGGGGACCGCACCATTAAG GTATGGAGCACCAGCACCTGTGAGTTTGTGCGCACTCTAAATGGTCACAAGCGGGGTATTGCCTGTCTACAGTACAGAGACCGTCTGGTGGTCAGTGGCTCATCAGACAACACAATCCG ATTATGGGATATAGAATGCGGGGCATGTTTGCGAGTGCTGGAAGGTCATGAGGAGTTGGTGCGCTGCATTCGCTTCGACAACAAGAGGATTGTAAGCGGCGCCTACGACGG TAAGATCAAGGTGTGGGACCTGCAGGCAGCCCTTGACCCTCGAGCCCCCGCCAGCACATTATGTCTGCGCACTCTAGTG GAGCACTCCGGCCGCGTGTTCCGTCTCCAGTTTGATGAGTTTCAGATCATCAGCAGTTCTCACGACGACACCATTCTGATCTGGGACTTCCTGAACGTCTCGACCAATGGCCAGCCAGAGGGACGGTCTCCCTCCCGCACCTACACTTACATTTCTAGATAG
- the fgf18a gene encoding fibroblast growth factor 18a isoform X2, translated as MWSLLSTLTVLCIQMLLVMCNPLQVLGVDGVNFSVHVENQTQVRDTMSRRHHRVYQLYSRTSGKHVQVLGRRISARGEDGDKYAQLVVEADTFGSQVRIRGKETNFYLCMNRRGKLVGKKASNRSADCVFVEKVLENHYTALMSARYTGWYVGFTKRGRPRRGPHTLPNQQDVHFMKRFPPGEQPDLTTPFRFTTVSKRGKRVRATGPR; from the exons ATGTGGTCCCTTCTTTCCACGTTGACCGTCTT ATGTATCCAGATGTTGCTGGTGATGTGCAATCCATTACAG GTACTTGGTGTGGATGGAGTCAACTTCAGTGTGCATGTGGAGAACCAGACACAGGTGCGAGACACCATGAGTCGGCGACACCACCGGGTCTACCAGCTCTACAGCCGCACCAGCGGCAAACATGTCCAGGTGCTGGGGCGCAGAATCAGCGCCcgaggagaagatggagacaAATAtg CCCAGCTCGTAGTGGAGGCCGATACCTTTGGTAGCCAGGTGAGAATCCGGGGCAAAGAAACCAATTTCTACCTGTGCATGAACCGCCGCGGAAAGCTGGTAGGAAAG aAGGCCAGTAATCGAAGCGCCGACTGCGTCTTTGTGGAAAAGGTTCTGGAAAACCACTACACAGCTCTGATGTCGGCGCGTTACACGGGCTGGTATGTGGGCTTCACTAAAAGAGGGCGTCCTCGCCGTGGCCCACATACACTCCCCAACCAGCAGGACGTGCACTTCATGAAGCGCTTCCCCCCCGGAGAGCAGCCTGACCTCACCACCCCCTTCCGCTTCACCACCGTCAGCAAACGGGGCAAGAGGGTGCGCGCTACTGGGCCCCGCTAG
- the fbxw11a gene encoding F-box/WD repeat-containing protein 11a isoform X2, whose protein sequence is MEPEMEDKTLELMNTSGMESQNLVDDLSPKKNTVLKLSNGPVVGSRKRPSEGNYEKEKERCIALFDQWSEADQVEFVERLISRMCHYQHGHINSYLKPMLQRDFITALPAQGLDHIAENILSFLDARSLCSAELVCKEWQRVISEGMLWKKLIERMVRTDPLWKGLSERHQWEKYLFKNRTSEVPPNSYYHSLYPKIIQDIETIEANWRCGRHNLQRIQCRSENSKGVYCLQYDDDKIISGLRDNSIKIWDKQSLECLKILTGHTGSVLCLQYDERVIVTGSSDSTVRVWEVMTGEVLNTLIHHNEAVLHLRFANGLMVTCSKDRSIAVWDMASPTDISLRRVLVGHRAAVNVVDFDDKYIVSASGDRTIKVWSTSTCEFVRTLNGHKRGIACLQYRDRLVVSGSSDNTIRLWDIECGACLRVLEGHEELVRCIRFDNKRIVSGAYDGKIKVWDLQAALDPRAPASTLCLRTLVEHSGRVFRLQFDEFQIISSSHDDTILIWDFLNVSTNGQPEGRSPSRTYTYISR, encoded by the exons ATGGAGCCGGAGATGGAGGACAAAACGTTGGAACTGATG AACACATCAGGGATGGAGTCGCAGAACCTCGTGGACGATCTATCGCCAAAGAAGAATACAGTTCTCAAG CTTAGTAATGGTCCTGTTGTGGGGTCCCGCAAGCGTCCATCAGAGGGAAACTATGAGAAGGAGAAGGAACGCTGCATCGCTCTGTTTGACCAGTGGTCGGAGGCCGACCAGGTGGAGTTTGTCGAGCGCCTGATCTCCCGTATGTGCCACTACCAGCACGGCCACATTAACTCCTACCTCAAACCCATGCTGCAGAGGGACTTCATCACTGCGCTGCCAG CCCAAGGCTTGGATCACATAGCGGAGAACATCCTGTCTTTCCTGGATGCACGCTCGCTGTGCTCGGCAGAGCTGGTGTGTAAGGAGTGGCAGAGGGTCATCTCTGAGGGTATGCTGTGGAAGAAGCTCATCGAACGCATGGTCCGCACGGACCCGCTCTGGAAAGGCCTGTCTGAGAGACACCAGTG GGAGAAATACTTGTTCAAGAATCGCACGTCAGAAGTCCCACCCAACTCCTACTATCACTCACTTTATCCCAAGATCATCCAAGACATAGAG ACTATTGAGGCTAATTGGCGATGTGGCAGACACAACTTGCAGAGGATTCAGTGTCGCTCAGAAAATAGTAAAGGGGTTTACTGTCTTCAGTACGACGATGACAAGATCATCAGTGGCCTTAGGGACAATTCCATCAAG ATCTGGGATAAGCAGTCTCTGGAGTGTCTGAAGATACTAACCGGTCACACAGGCTCAGTATTGTGTCTGCAGTATGATGAGAGGGTCATCGTCACCGGGTCTTCTGACTCAACTGTCAG ggTGTGGGAGGTAATGACGGGTGAGGTACTGAACACACTGATCCACCACAACGAGGCAGTTCTTCACCTGCGCTTTGCCAACGGCCTGATGGTCACCTGCTCCAAGGACCGCTCAATTGCAGTCTGGGACATGGCCTCACCCACTGACATCAGCCTACGTCGGGTCCTGGTGGGACACCGGGCTGCTGTCAACGTGGTTGACTTTGACGACAAATACATTGTGTCCGCCTCAGGGGACCGCACCATTAAG GTATGGAGCACCAGCACCTGTGAGTTTGTGCGCACTCTAAATGGTCACAAGCGGGGTATTGCCTGTCTACAGTACAGAGACCGTCTGGTGGTCAGTGGCTCATCAGACAACACAATCCG ATTATGGGATATAGAATGCGGGGCATGTTTGCGAGTGCTGGAAGGTCATGAGGAGTTGGTGCGCTGCATTCGCTTCGACAACAAGAGGATTGTAAGCGGCGCCTACGACGG TAAGATCAAGGTGTGGGACCTGCAGGCAGCCCTTGACCCTCGAGCCCCCGCCAGCACATTATGTCTGCGCACTCTAGTG GAGCACTCCGGCCGCGTGTTCCGTCTCCAGTTTGATGAGTTTCAGATCATCAGCAGTTCTCACGACGACACCATTCTGATCTGGGACTTCCTGAACGTCTCGACCAATGGCCAGCCAGAGGGACGGTCTCCCTCCCGCACCTACACTTACATTTCTAGATAG